The genomic interval CGGCGGGTTCTTCGGCTGGTCGGGGCTCACGAACCGGACCGGCTTCCTGGAGGCGTGGTACAACATCCTCACCGGGTCGGCCACGACGCCGCCCCTGTTCTCGATGGAGGGCCTCCAGTTCCTCATCGGCTCGGGCGGTGGGCAACTGCTCGCACTGTTCACGACGCTGCTCATCTTCGGCATCGTCGTCTACGCCGAGTCCGTCCGCGTCGAGATTCCGCTCAGCCACGCGAAGGTCCGCGGTGCACGCGGTCGCTTCCCGGTGAAGCTCATCTACGCGAGCGTCCTGCCGATGATCCTCGTCCGCGCGCTGCAGGCGAACATCCAGTTCCTCGGGCGCATCCTCTACTCACAGATGGGCGAGGGGATGCCGAACTGGCTGGGCGTCTACGCACAGAGCAACGGACAGCTCACCCCGACCGGCGGGCTGTTCTACTACTTCGCACCCATCTACTCGCCACAGGGGTGGGTCAACGCCATCCAGACCAACACCGTAGACATCCTCATCCGCATCAGCGTCGACCTGACGTTCATGGTCATCGGCGGAGCCATCTTCGCGGTGTTCTGGGTCGAGACCTCCGGGATGGGCCCGGACGCCACGGCGAAACAGATCCAGAACTCCGGGATGCAGATCCCCGGCTTCCGGAAGAGTCCGAAGGTGATGGAGAAGGTGCTCGAACGCTACATCCCGCAGGTGACCGTCATCGGCGGCGCACTCGTCGGCCTGCTCGCCGTCGCGGCGAACATGCTCGGCACCATCGGGGCCGTCTCCGGGACGGGCCTGCTGCTGACGGTCTCCATCACGTACAAGCTGTACGAGGAGATCGCCGAGGAGCAGCTCATGGAGATGCACCCCATGATGCGACAGGTGTTTGGCAGCGCTGACTGAATATCTGCAGAGAAGAGGTGTTGAGACACGCTGAACACCTATCCCTCTTCGCCGTAGTATTAAGCGATAAATCTCCTGTGAAAACAGGCTCGGATGCTGTTACTACCCTACTGGGAGACGTACGCGACAAATCCGTCGCCGCACCCTCCACATGTGATTTCCTCGGCGTTCCCCGCGCGGAAGATGTTGTGCTGACGCCGTTCCTTCACATCGTGCACAGTGTGCGCATCTACTTTTGCGGTTGAGCCACAGT from Halomarina salina carries:
- the secY gene encoding preprotein translocase subunit SecY; amino-acid sequence: MSWKETAAPVLTRMPTVARPEGHVPFKRKLTWTGGVLVLYFFLTNVLLFGLQGQGSDAFGQFRTILAGGQGSILQLGIGPIVTASIVLQLLGGADLLGLDTNDPRDQALYQGLQKLLVVVMIFLTGIPLVFLGGFLPASPQLAQQFGVSQFVISCLIFAQIAVGGILILFMDEVISKWGVGSGVGLFIVAGVSQALVGGFFGWSGLTNRTGFLEAWYNILTGSATTPPLFSMEGLQFLIGSGGGQLLALFTTLLIFGIVVYAESVRVEIPLSHAKVRGARGRFPVKLIYASVLPMILVRALQANIQFLGRILYSQMGEGMPNWLGVYAQSNGQLTPTGGLFYYFAPIYSPQGWVNAIQTNTVDILIRISVDLTFMVIGGAIFAVFWVETSGMGPDATAKQIQNSGMQIPGFRKSPKVMEKVLERYIPQVTVIGGALVGLLAVAANMLGTIGAVSGTGLLLTVSITYKLYEEIAEEQLMEMHPMMRQVFGSAD